A region from the Hyalangium gracile genome encodes:
- a CDS encoding sensor histidine kinase, giving the protein MAVPESNLVAAVERMSRALEQLAAAPSVRAVLDEVVRSAVGTLRAWHGSVSWWDEEGTLRTVVTPGLPEDVAAATAALLMRQPLGTAEAPRVYSATGLGLHTLLEGEPSLRERVAPSALMAYPVFLAEGARVGVLVGWFREPPLPGEEVVRRFGLYAQLAGIALAKDRMVEDFRRMAARARAEAEHAEVLRLSRFQEVTEAFSRALTRTEVARAVLALGLPAVGAQAGTVHLVVPEGQHVELTASVGLAPEVEAELRRMPREGAMPGHEVARTREPVWLESSEELHARYPELAARPGMGAWPAFAFLPLLAEGRVMGVIGFGFGEPRRFSGPERSSMLGLARQCGLAMERALLYEREHAARLQAEAAGQRLRLLADASALLAHSLEWEETVEGVARLAVGAFADLCIVDALEERQVRRLAVLHVDPGCEEVARRLKAFAPDPERSSIVAAMRQGRPLLEPRMTPERAAERMGNPDVARLVQELGVHSFITAPLIARQRTLGALSFVRVGEARPYMEEDVALAEELARRAALAMDNARLFRATRAAEEESRRSAARLHLLVRVSQLVAEAGLNLGQVLEVLVHEVAEAIGDGCILQLVSEDGQFLEPAAVHHPEPAARRLLEQAVIVRRLRVGEGLQGAATSMGQTILLGALEPQTLDGTGPEAALRPYLERHGPQSAMVVPLVAHGRARGSLLVLREARGRPYGKDDQLLLESIASRAALAIEDARLYAAALQALRQRDDFLSVAGHELKNPLNALQLQLRVLARKVREDNLSDSLAERADRVARTGERLGLLIEDLLDVSRINAGQLRLQLGEVDLCSVARDAVSRMAEELSRAGCEVRVEAPAPVVGLWDRLRLEQVVLNLLSNAAKYGQGRPVLVRVEAAPGQARLSVRDEGYGIAPEEHERIFQRFQRAEATRHIQGLGLGLWICRQIAESHGGSLRVKSQPGQGSTFMLELPRPESGTKPPPA; this is encoded by the coding sequence ATGGCCGTGCCCGAGAGCAACCTCGTGGCTGCCGTGGAGCGTATGTCTCGAGCGCTCGAGCAGCTCGCCGCGGCGCCCTCCGTGCGCGCGGTGTTGGATGAGGTGGTGCGCTCTGCCGTGGGGACGCTGCGAGCCTGGCACGGCTCGGTGAGCTGGTGGGACGAGGAGGGCACCCTGCGCACCGTCGTCACCCCCGGGCTGCCCGAGGACGTGGCGGCCGCCACGGCGGCGCTGCTGATGCGCCAGCCGCTGGGGACGGCCGAGGCGCCGCGCGTGTACTCGGCCACCGGGCTCGGGCTGCACACGCTGCTCGAGGGCGAGCCCTCGCTGCGCGAGCGGGTGGCGCCGAGCGCCCTGATGGCCTACCCCGTGTTTCTCGCCGAGGGGGCCCGGGTGGGCGTGCTGGTGGGGTGGTTCCGCGAGCCCCCTCTGCCCGGCGAGGAGGTGGTGCGCCGCTTCGGGCTCTACGCCCAGCTGGCCGGCATCGCCCTGGCGAAGGACCGGATGGTGGAGGACTTCCGGCGCATGGCGGCTCGGGCCCGCGCCGAGGCCGAGCACGCCGAGGTGCTCAGGCTCAGCCGCTTCCAGGAGGTGACGGAGGCGTTCAGCCGCGCCCTCACCCGCACCGAGGTGGCTCGGGCGGTGCTGGCGCTGGGCCTGCCCGCGGTGGGCGCACAGGCCGGCACGGTGCACCTGGTGGTGCCAGAGGGGCAGCACGTGGAGCTCACCGCGTCCGTGGGGCTGGCCCCGGAGGTGGAGGCGGAGTTGCGGCGGATGCCGCGCGAGGGGGCGATGCCCGGCCATGAGGTGGCCCGCACCCGGGAGCCGGTATGGCTGGAGTCCTCCGAGGAACTGCACGCCCGCTACCCGGAGCTGGCCGCGCGCCCCGGCATGGGCGCCTGGCCCGCCTTCGCCTTCCTGCCGCTGCTGGCCGAGGGCCGGGTGATGGGCGTCATCGGCTTCGGCTTCGGCGAGCCTCGGCGCTTCAGCGGACCGGAGCGCTCCTCCATGCTGGGGCTGGCGCGCCAGTGCGGCCTGGCGATGGAGCGCGCCCTGCTCTACGAGCGTGAGCACGCGGCCCGGCTCCAGGCGGAGGCGGCCGGCCAGCGCCTGCGCCTGCTCGCGGATGCCAGCGCCCTGCTGGCCCACTCGCTGGAGTGGGAGGAGACGGTGGAGGGCGTGGCGCGGCTGGCCGTGGGCGCCTTCGCGGACCTGTGCATCGTGGACGCGCTCGAGGAGAGGCAGGTGCGCCGGCTGGCCGTGCTGCACGTGGACCCCGGCTGCGAGGAGGTGGCCCGGCGGCTCAAGGCCTTCGCGCCGGACCCGGAGCGCTCCTCCATCGTCGCGGCCATGCGCCAGGGCCGGCCCCTCCTCGAGCCGCGGATGACGCCCGAGCGCGCCGCCGAGCGGATGGGCAACCCGGACGTGGCCAGGCTCGTCCAGGAGCTGGGCGTCCACTCCTTCATCACCGCCCCCCTCATCGCCCGCCAGCGCACCCTGGGCGCGCTCTCCTTCGTCCGCGTGGGGGAGGCGCGTCCTTATATGGAGGAGGACGTGGCGCTCGCCGAGGAGCTGGCCCGCCGCGCCGCGCTCGCCATGGACAACGCGCGGCTGTTTCGCGCCACGCGCGCCGCGGAGGAGGAGAGCCGCCGGAGCGCCGCGCGCCTGCACCTGCTGGTGCGCGTCAGCCAGCTCGTCGCCGAGGCCGGGCTGAACCTGGGCCAGGTGCTCGAGGTGCTCGTCCACGAGGTGGCCGAGGCCATTGGCGACGGGTGCATCCTCCAGCTCGTCTCCGAGGACGGGCAGTTCCTGGAGCCCGCCGCCGTGCACCACCCGGAGCCCGCCGCGCGCCGGCTGCTGGAGCAGGCCGTCATCGTCCGCAGGCTGCGCGTGGGCGAGGGGCTGCAGGGAGCGGCCACCTCCATGGGGCAGACCATCCTCCTGGGCGCCCTGGAGCCCCAGACGCTGGATGGGACGGGGCCCGAGGCGGCGCTGCGGCCCTACCTCGAGCGCCACGGGCCCCAGTCCGCCATGGTGGTGCCGCTGGTGGCGCACGGCCGCGCCCGAGGCAGCCTCCTGGTGCTGCGCGAGGCCAGGGGCCGCCCCTACGGGAAGGATGATCAGCTGCTCTTGGAGAGCATCGCCAGCCGGGCGGCGCTGGCCATCGAGGACGCGCGGCTGTACGCGGCGGCGCTCCAGGCGCTGCGCCAGCGCGACGACTTCCTCTCCGTGGCCGGCCACGAGCTGAAGAACCCGCTCAACGCGCTGCAGCTCCAGCTGCGCGTGCTGGCGCGCAAGGTGCGCGAGGACAACCTCTCCGACAGCCTGGCCGAGCGCGCGGACCGGGTGGCCCGCACCGGCGAGCGCCTGGGGCTGCTCATCGAGGATCTGCTGGACGTCTCGCGCATCAACGCCGGCCAGCTCCGGCTCCAGCTGGGCGAGGTGGACCTGTGCTCGGTGGCGCGCGACGCCGTCTCGCGCATGGCCGAGGAGCTGTCGCGGGCCGGCTGCGAGGTGCGGGTGGAGGCGCCGGCGCCCGTGGTGGGCCTGTGGGACAGGCTCCGGCTGGAGCAGGTGGTGCTCAACCTGCTGTCCAACGCGGCCAAGTACGGCCAGGGCCGGCCGGTGCTCGTGCGCGTGGAGGCGGCGCCGGGGCAGGCGCGGCTGTCCGTGCGGGACGAGGGCTACGGCATCGCCCCCGAGGAGCACGAGCGCATCTTCCAGCGCTTCCAGCGCGCCGAGGCCACGCGCCACATCCAGGGCCTGGGCCTGGGGCTGTGGATCTGCCGGCAGATCGCCGAGTCCCACGGAGGCTCGCTGCGAGTGAAGAGCCAGCCCGGGCAGGGCTCCACCTTCATGCTGGAGCTGCCCAGGCCGGAATCCGGGACGAAGCCCCCCCCCGCCTAG
- a CDS encoding OmpA family protein: protein MSLLAALVLSTSSVAQPAGLPEFEVERLEFNPSGAGSLLINSGQLLPGGRMRVALIGHYENRPLTPELVDPSAEGGFREVTVVAHRTTGHLVAAYGMGDALEVGLQVPLIISQEQGRVTDSPFGAPEGGFKLGTPIASFNIGVLNQSEAIPVDLAAGVSVGFPIGSPDSLGRENSLRAIPRIMVGRETEGLRAGFELGADLRPRVSIGEGDNNEAYNRLRLGAAVSSVGEGLRYEANILMWIPFGREFLTAETLVGVRGPLSDDVEVFAMGGAGFGDTLGSPNFRVLMGAAFGGMPPRCVAGSKHNPAQCPDLDLDGDNVKNRDDACPTDGGKVDAKGCPIKDQDQDGVADEADKCPTTAGAATAAGCPDQDGDSIQDSEDKCPALKGPADRAGCPDTDGDGLDDSADKCPNESGPVDRQGCPAKDSDNDTVLDELDGCPNEAGLPELKGCPAKDADSDTVADHLDNCPEQAGPAANQGCPAAQKQLIAIKQDRIDIKEQVFFDSNAATIQARSNTLLDQLANVLNTHPEIVKVVIEGHTDDRGAADFNRTLSQQRAEAVRDYLVKKGVATERLEPKGFGPDRPVQPNTTSAGRAANRRVDFITRYADDAATQQ, encoded by the coding sequence ATGAGCCTCCTCGCCGCGCTGGTGCTGAGCACCAGCTCCGTGGCACAGCCCGCGGGCCTGCCCGAGTTCGAAGTCGAGCGCCTGGAGTTCAACCCCAGCGGCGCCGGCTCGCTGCTGATCAACTCCGGCCAGCTGTTGCCCGGGGGCCGCATGCGCGTGGCCCTCATCGGCCACTACGAGAACCGGCCGCTCACTCCGGAGCTGGTGGATCCGAGCGCGGAGGGCGGGTTCCGTGAGGTGACGGTGGTGGCTCACCGCACCACCGGCCACCTGGTGGCCGCCTACGGCATGGGCGACGCGCTCGAGGTGGGCCTGCAGGTGCCGCTCATCATCAGCCAGGAGCAGGGTCGCGTCACCGACTCGCCCTTCGGCGCGCCCGAGGGTGGCTTCAAGCTGGGCACGCCCATCGCCAGCTTCAACATCGGCGTGCTCAACCAGTCCGAGGCCATCCCGGTGGACCTGGCGGCTGGCGTGAGCGTGGGCTTCCCCATCGGCAGCCCGGACTCGCTGGGCCGTGAGAACTCGCTGCGCGCCATTCCCCGCATCATGGTTGGCCGCGAGACGGAGGGCCTGCGCGCCGGCTTCGAGCTGGGCGCCGACCTGCGTCCGCGCGTGTCCATCGGCGAGGGTGACAACAACGAGGCCTACAACCGGCTGCGCCTGGGCGCCGCCGTGTCCTCCGTGGGCGAGGGCCTGCGCTACGAGGCGAACATCCTCATGTGGATTCCGTTCGGCCGTGAGTTCCTCACCGCCGAGACGCTGGTGGGCGTGCGTGGCCCCCTCTCCGACGACGTCGAGGTGTTCGCCATGGGCGGCGCCGGCTTCGGCGACACGCTGGGCAGCCCCAACTTCCGCGTCCTCATGGGCGCCGCCTTCGGTGGCATGCCGCCGCGCTGCGTGGCTGGCAGCAAGCACAACCCCGCCCAGTGCCCGGACCTGGACCTGGACGGCGACAACGTGAAGAACCGCGACGACGCCTGCCCCACCGACGGTGGCAAGGTGGACGCCAAGGGCTGCCCCATCAAGGATCAGGACCAGGACGGCGTGGCGGACGAGGCCGACAAGTGCCCCACGACGGCGGGCGCGGCCACCGCGGCGGGCTGCCCGGACCAGGACGGCGACAGCATCCAGGACTCCGAGGACAAGTGCCCCGCCCTGAAGGGCCCGGCCGACCGCGCTGGCTGCCCCGACACGGACGGCGACGGCCTGGATGACTCGGCCGACAAGTGCCCGAACGAGTCCGGCCCGGTGGACCGTCAGGGCTGCCCGGCGAAGGACTCGGACAATGACACCGTGCTGGATGAGCTGGACGGCTGCCCGAACGAGGCGGGCCTGCCCGAGCTGAAGGGCTGCCCGGCCAAGGACGCGGACAGCGACACGGTGGCCGACCACCTGGACAACTGCCCCGAGCAGGCCGGCCCCGCCGCCAACCAGGGCTGCCCCGCGGCGCAGAAGCAGCTGATCGCCATCAAGCAGGACCGCATCGACATCAAGGAGCAGGTGTTCTTCGACTCCAACGCGGCCACCATCCAGGCGCGCTCCAACACGCTGCTGGACCAGCTGGCCAACGTGCTCAACACCCACCCGGAGATCGTCAAGGTCGTCATCGAGGGCCACACCGATGACCGCGGCGCCGCGGACTTCAACCGCACCCTGTCCCAGCAGCGCGCGGAGGCGGTGCGTGACTACCTGGTGAAGAAGGGCGTGGCCACCGAGCGCCTGGAGCCCAAGGGCTTCGGTCCGGACCGCCCGGTGCAGCCGAACACCACCAGCGCGGGCCGCGCCGCCAACCGCCGCGTGGACTTCATCACCCGCTACGCGGACGACGCCGCGACGCAGCAGTAG
- a CDS encoding OmpA family protein produces MTEATTLARWRARAPRRAHAPRSLRPLARLLTLATALTGATALAQPAGLPEVELERLILNPSGQGSLLLGTGELLPGGSYRFSLLGHYENNPLVIYQGDEKLGSVVKHRLTGHLAAAYGLSERLEVAMQVPVLLMQSGDDLSRLGLGEPRKGVALGTPYLSLRLGVLSERAEDAVDLSVGVHAGLPLGSSTALARESSLRAFPSVMVGKRFGFLRAALDAGISLRPSADFDGDTDEGDALGNEVRLGGVLATTGEGLRGELNLIGNIPLQEGITTLEALAGARMPLSETLEGFAMVGVGLGRSPGTPTFRGLLGVAYGNVPPKCVAGGQHKPEQCPDLDDDNDGVKNRADSCPTQGGRVDAQGCPLKDSDGDTVLDADDRCPTVAGEVAIQGCPDADKDGIEDAADQCPQAAGVAQFQGCADTDKDGVQDSADKCPSEAGPQERQGCPPKDADKDGFLDEQDSCPNEAGIRELKGCPAKDTDADTVSDHLDNCPSEAGPADNQGCPARQKQQVAIQTGRLDTRPVYFDTGKATIQKRSYPLLDQLAKILVEHPEMERIRIEGHTDNAGKPAANLTLSQRRAEAVRDYLIKKGVAPERLEARGFGQERPIAPNTTSKGRATNRRVDFIIQQNEGTQQ; encoded by the coding sequence ATGACTGAAGCCACAACGCTCGCCCGTTGGCGGGCCCGAGCCCCCCGACGCGCGCACGCGCCCCGTTCCCTGCGGCCGCTGGCGCGTCTGCTGACGCTCGCCACCGCGCTGACGGGTGCCACCGCGCTCGCGCAGCCCGCGGGGCTGCCGGAGGTCGAGCTGGAGCGCCTGATCCTCAACCCGAGCGGGCAGGGTTCGCTGCTGCTGGGCACCGGCGAGCTGCTGCCTGGTGGCAGCTACCGCTTCTCGCTGCTCGGCCACTACGAGAACAACCCGCTGGTCATCTATCAGGGGGACGAGAAGCTGGGCTCGGTGGTGAAGCACCGGCTCACGGGCCACCTGGCGGCGGCGTACGGCCTGTCGGAGCGGCTCGAGGTGGCCATGCAGGTGCCCGTGCTGCTGATGCAGAGCGGGGATGACCTGAGCCGCCTGGGCCTGGGCGAGCCCCGCAAGGGCGTGGCGCTCGGTACGCCGTACCTCTCGCTGCGGCTGGGCGTGCTGTCCGAGCGCGCCGAGGATGCGGTGGACCTCTCGGTGGGCGTGCACGCGGGCCTTCCGCTGGGCAGCTCCACGGCGCTGGCGCGGGAGAGCTCCCTGCGCGCCTTCCCCAGTGTGATGGTGGGCAAGCGGTTCGGCTTCCTGCGCGCCGCGCTGGACGCGGGCATCTCGCTGCGCCCGAGCGCCGACTTCGACGGCGACACGGATGAGGGCGATGCGCTGGGCAACGAGGTGCGCCTGGGCGGCGTGCTGGCCACCACGGGCGAGGGGCTGCGCGGTGAGCTGAACCTCATCGGCAACATCCCCCTCCAGGAGGGCATCACCACCCTGGAGGCGCTGGCGGGCGCGCGGATGCCGCTGAGCGAGACGCTGGAGGGCTTCGCGATGGTGGGTGTGGGCCTGGGCCGCTCGCCCGGCACGCCCACCTTCCGAGGGTTGCTCGGCGTGGCCTACGGGAACGTGCCGCCCAAGTGCGTCGCGGGCGGCCAGCACAAGCCGGAGCAGTGCCCGGACCTGGATGACGACAACGACGGGGTGAAGAACCGCGCGGACAGCTGCCCCACGCAGGGCGGCCGGGTGGATGCGCAGGGCTGCCCGCTGAAGGACTCGGACGGGGACACGGTGCTGGACGCGGACGACCGGTGCCCGACGGTGGCCGGAGAGGTTGCCATCCAGGGCTGCCCGGACGCGGACAAGGACGGCATCGAGGACGCGGCGGACCAGTGCCCGCAGGCGGCCGGCGTGGCGCAGTTCCAGGGCTGCGCGGACACGGACAAGGACGGGGTGCAGGACTCGGCCGACAAGTGCCCGAGCGAGGCCGGCCCGCAGGAGCGTCAGGGCTGCCCGCCGAAGGACGCGGACAAGGACGGCTTCCTGGATGAGCAGGACAGCTGCCCGAACGAGGCGGGTATCCGCGAGCTGAAGGGCTGCCCGGCCAAGGACACGGACGCGGACACGGTGTCCGACCACCTGGACAACTGCCCGAGCGAGGCGGGCCCCGCCGACAACCAGGGCTGCCCGGCCAGGCAGAAGCAGCAGGTGGCCATCCAGACGGGCCGCCTCGACACAAGGCCGGTCTACTTCGACACCGGTAAGGCGACCATTCAGAAGCGCAGCTATCCGCTGCTGGACCAGTTGGCGAAGATCCTCGTGGAGCACCCGGAAATGGAGAGGATCCGCATCGAGGGCCACACGGACAACGCTGGCAAGCCGGCCGCCAACCTCACGCTGTCCCAGCGGCGCGCCGAGGCCGTGCGCGACTACCTCATCAAGAAGGGCGTGGCGCCGGAGCGCCTCGAGGCCAGGGGCTTTGGGCAGGAGCGGCCGATTGCTCCGAACACCACCTCCAAGGGCCGGGCGACCAACCGCCGGGTCGATTTCATCATCCAGCAGAACGAGGGCACCCAGCAGTAA
- the agmC gene encoding adventurous gliding motility protein AgmC: protein MNRIQKTLLQATLLAVTVCALPALAGPDTYGLGMGTTPLTVNTPGTVINSYAQVTAPAAPGDTALVVPSTAGFFVGDLVMVMQMTGIVPEPPSGGPSPVDISNDAVGRWELARITSVAGTTMNLDGPLVYSYAANVTQVIRVREYTNVTITPPGTLTASPWNGSTGGVLAFLASGTVTNNNPGGINVSGRGFRGGAAVDDTSGATGCTGLDEAAQQGAQKGEGIAFTRFGPTQTGRGRVANGGAGGVCLLSGGGGGGNGGTGGQGGNSDLDTDSNRAVGGQGGAALNYLLLNRLVMGGGGGAGHVIGSTGSSGGAGGGILFIRGNALSSPSSIVANGATGGSTSAQDGASGGGGGGTIYLRFAGTATCGLIQAIGGTGGNANGGTGVGPGGGGGGGRVLLQRGSGTCTPTTASVNGSSAGVQQDASAPGGSQYGAQPGTAGSSSVLTTGFPATMPVPVVTTPANGSVTNDTTPTYSGTLATTAPAGTEVIIYVDGTEVARVVANGAGNWTFTPTAPLAEGSHTVSAVAINTAQAVQSLRSNTNTFTVDITPPPAPVVSTPANGSTTNDNTPTYTGTAEPGSTVTVYVDGNPVGTAVANGSGSWTFTPTTPLADGSHTVYATATDVTGNTSVNSNTNTFNVDATAPAAPVVSTPVDGARTNDTTPTYTGTAEANSTVTVYVDGNLVGTTVADASGNWTFTQPTALPEGSHAVYVTATDAAGNISPDSNTNTFLVDTTPPPTPVVFTPADGSVITDNTPTYTGSASGATIVRIFVDGIEIAFTTVTGGSWSYTQPTPLPDGQHTIMVIAVDGAGNTSPNSNTNTFIVDTMPPPAPVVLTPANGSTSNDNTPTYTGTAEANSTVTVYVDGNPVGTTTADASGNWTFTPTTPLADGQHAVYATATDVVGNVSPNSNTNTFTVDTVAPAAPVVVTPANGSTTSDNTPTYTGTAEPNSTVTVYVDGNLVGTTTANASGDWSFTPTTALPDGQHTVYATATDAANNVSPNSNTNTFIVDTTPPAAPVVLSPANGSTISDSTPTYTGTAEPGSTVTVYVDGNPVGTTTADASGNWTFTQATALPDGSHTVSATATDATGNTSGSSNTNTFTVDTTAPAAPVVVTPANGSTTNDSTPTYTGTAEPGSTVTVIVDGNPVGTTTANASGDWSFTPTTALTEGQHTVSATATDAAGNTSPQSNTNTFTVDLTAPTAPVVTTPADGAVLGDNTPTYTGTAEPGSTVTVYVDGNPVGTTTADASGNWTLTPTTGLSNGQHTVNATATDAAGNVSPQSNTNTFTVNATIPAAPVVTGPADNTVTNDNTPTFTGTAEPGSVITVILNGTPAGTTTADASGNWTFTPTTPLADGPYVLTVTATNNAGNVSPESNAVDFVVDTALPETEIVSGPSGDTDNPDATFDFNSNEAGVTYECSLDGGAYAPCSDPDTFEGLAVGGHTLSVRAKDAAGNVDPTPATATWNVQEDSQEPPNLNFRGGGCASTSGGPSALGLMGLAVLAALLARKRRV, encoded by the coding sequence ATGAATCGAATCCAGAAAACACTCCTCCAGGCCACGCTGTTGGCGGTCACTGTGTGCGCGCTGCCCGCGCTGGCCGGTCCGGATACCTACGGGCTGGGCATGGGCACCACGCCGCTCACCGTCAACACGCCGGGCACCGTCATCAACAGCTACGCCCAGGTGACGGCGCCCGCGGCTCCGGGCGACACCGCCCTCGTCGTCCCCAGCACCGCGGGCTTCTTCGTCGGCGATCTGGTGATGGTGATGCAGATGACGGGCATCGTGCCCGAGCCGCCCTCGGGTGGCCCCAGCCCGGTGGACATCTCCAATGACGCGGTGGGGCGCTGGGAGCTGGCCCGCATCACGTCGGTGGCGGGCACGACGATGAACCTGGATGGGCCGCTGGTGTACTCGTACGCGGCCAACGTCACCCAGGTCATCCGGGTGCGCGAGTACACAAACGTGACCATCACCCCCCCGGGTACCCTCACCGCGTCCCCGTGGAACGGGAGCACCGGTGGCGTGCTGGCCTTCCTGGCCAGCGGGACGGTGACGAACAACAACCCGGGTGGCATCAACGTCTCGGGCCGTGGCTTCCGGGGCGGCGCGGCGGTGGATGACACCTCCGGAGCGACGGGCTGCACGGGCCTGGACGAGGCGGCCCAGCAGGGCGCCCAGAAGGGCGAGGGCATCGCGTTCACGCGCTTCGGGCCGACGCAGACGGGCCGCGGCCGGGTCGCCAACGGTGGCGCCGGCGGTGTCTGCCTGTTGTCGGGCGGCGGCGGCGGTGGCAATGGCGGTACGGGTGGCCAGGGCGGTAACTCGGACCTGGACACGGACAGCAACCGCGCGGTCGGCGGTCAGGGCGGTGCGGCGCTGAACTACTTGCTGCTCAACCGCCTGGTGATGGGCGGTGGCGGCGGCGCGGGCCATGTCATCGGCAGCACCGGCTCGTCGGGTGGCGCGGGCGGCGGCATCCTCTTCATCCGCGGCAACGCGCTCTCCAGTCCTTCGAGCATCGTGGCCAACGGCGCCACGGGCGGCAGCACCAGCGCTCAGGACGGAGCCAGCGGCGGTGGCGGCGGTGGCACCATCTACCTGCGCTTCGCCGGCACGGCCACCTGCGGGCTGATCCAGGCGATTGGCGGCACCGGTGGTAACGCGAATGGCGGCACCGGCGTGGGGCCTGGCGGTGGTGGCGGTGGTGGTCGGGTCCTGCTGCAGCGAGGCAGCGGTACCTGCACCCCGACGACGGCCTCCGTCAACGGCTCGAGCGCGGGTGTTCAGCAGGATGCCTCGGCTCCGGGCGGCTCCCAATATGGCGCCCAGCCGGGCACCGCGGGCAGCTCCTCGGTCCTGACGACGGGCTTCCCCGCCACCATGCCCGTGCCGGTGGTCACCACCCCGGCCAACGGCTCGGTGACGAATGACACCACGCCGACCTACTCCGGCACGCTCGCCACCACGGCTCCGGCCGGCACCGAGGTCATCATCTACGTGGATGGCACCGAGGTCGCGCGCGTCGTCGCCAATGGCGCGGGCAACTGGACGTTCACGCCCACGGCCCCGCTGGCCGAGGGCAGCCACACCGTCTCCGCCGTGGCCATCAACACCGCGCAGGCCGTGCAGAGCTTGCGCAGCAACACCAACACCTTCACGGTGGACATCACTCCGCCCCCGGCCCCGGTGGTCAGCACCCCGGCCAACGGCTCCACCACCAACGACAACACGCCGACCTATACGGGCACGGCGGAGCCTGGCAGCACCGTCACGGTGTACGTGGACGGCAACCCGGTGGGCACCGCCGTCGCGAACGGCAGCGGCAGCTGGACGTTCACGCCGACCACGCCGCTGGCGGACGGCTCGCACACGGTGTACGCCACGGCCACGGACGTCACGGGCAACACCAGCGTCAACTCCAACACCAACACCTTCAACGTGGATGCCACGGCTCCGGCCGCGCCGGTGGTCAGCACCCCCGTGGACGGGGCTCGGACCAACGACACCACGCCGACCTACACGGGCACGGCCGAGGCCAACAGCACCGTCACGGTGTACGTGGACGGCAACCTGGTGGGCACCACCGTCGCGGACGCCAGCGGCAACTGGACCTTCACCCAGCCCACCGCCCTGCCGGAGGGCTCGCACGCGGTGTACGTCACGGCCACGGACGCCGCGGGCAACATCAGCCCGGACTCCAACACCAACACCTTCCTGGTGGACACCACGCCGCCGCCCACGCCGGTGGTCTTCACGCCGGCGGATGGCTCGGTCATCACCGACAACACGCCGACCTACACGGGCTCCGCCTCGGGGGCCACCATCGTCCGCATCTTCGTGGACGGCATCGAGATCGCCTTCACCACGGTGACGGGCGGCTCGTGGAGCTACACCCAGCCCACGCCGCTGCCGGATGGCCAGCACACGATCATGGTGATCGCCGTGGATGGCGCGGGCAACACCAGCCCGAACTCCAACACCAACACCTTCATCGTGGACACCATGCCGCCCCCGGCGCCGGTGGTGCTCACCCCGGCCAACGGCTCCACGAGCAACGACAACACGCCGACCTACACGGGCACGGCGGAGGCCAACAGCACCGTCACGGTGTACGTGGACGGCAACCCGGTGGGCACCACCACCGCGGACGCTAGCGGCAACTGGACGTTCACGCCGACCACGCCGCTGGCCGATGGCCAGCACGCGGTGTACGCCACGGCCACGGACGTGGTGGGCAACGTCAGCCCCAACTCCAACACCAACACCTTCACGGTGGACACCGTGGCCCCGGCCGCTCCGGTGGTGGTGACGCCGGCCAACGGCTCCACGACCAGCGACAACACGCCGACCTACACGGGCACGGCGGAGCCGAACAGCACCGTCACGGTGTACGTGGATGGCAACCTGGTGGGCACCACCACCGCGAACGCCAGCGGCGACTGGAGCTTCACGCCCACCACGGCGCTGCCGGATGGCCAGCACACGGTGTACGCCACGGCCACGGACGCCGCGAACAACGTCAGCCCCAACTCCAACACCAACACCTTCATCGTGGACACCACGCCGCCCGCGGCGCCGGTGGTGCTCTCCCCGGCCAACGGCTCGACCATCAGTGACAGCACGCCGACCTACACGGGCACGGCGGAGCCGGGCAGCACCGTCACGGTGTACGTGGATGGCAACCCGGTGGGTACCACCACCGCGGATGCCAGCGGCAACTGGACGTTCACGCAGGCCACGGCGCTGCCGGACGGCTCGCACACGGTGTCTGCCACGGCCACGGACGCCACGGGCAACACCAGCGGCAGCTCCAACACCAACACCTTCACGGTGGACACCACGGCTCCGGCCGCTCCGGTGGTGGTGACGCCGGCCAACGGCTCCACGACCAACGACAGCACGCCCACCTATACGGGCACGGCGGAGCCGGGCAGCACCGTCACCGTCATCGTGGACGGCAACCCGGTGGGCACCACCACCGCGAACGCCAGCGGCGACTGGAGCTTCACGCCCACCACCGCGCTGACCGAGGGCCAGCACACGGTGAGCGCCACGGCCACGGACGCCGCGGGCAACACCAGCCCGCAGTCCAACACCAACACCTTCACGGTGGACCTCACCGCTCCGACCGCCCCGGTGGTGACCACTCCGGCCGACGGCGCCGTCCTCGGCGACAACACGCCGACCTACACGGGCACGGCGGAGCCGGGCAGCACCGTCACGGTGTACGTGGACGGCAACCCGGTGGGCACCACCACCGCGGATGCCAGCGGCAACTGGACGCTCACGCCCACCACGGGCCTGTCCAACGGCCAGCACACGGTGAACGCCACGGCCACGGACGCCGCGGGCAACGTCAGCCCGCAGTCCAACACCAACACCTTCACCGTGAACGCCACCATCCCCGCCGCCCCGGTGGTGACCGGCCCCGCCGACAACACGGTGACCAACGACAACACGCCCACCTTCACGGGCACCGCCGAGCCGGGCAGCGTCATCACCGTCATCCTCAACGGCACGCCGGCGGGCACCACCACCGCGGACGCGAGCGGCAACTGGACGTTCACGCCGACCACGCCGCTGGCCGATGGCCCGTACGTGCTCACCGTCACCGCCACGAACAACGCGGGCAACGTCAGCCCCGAGTCCAACGCCGTCGACTTCGTCGTCGACACGGCGCTGCCCGAGACGGAGATCGTCTCCGGGCCCTCGGGTGACACCGACAACCCGGACGCCACGTTCGACTTCAACTCGAACGAGGCGGGCGTGACGTACGAGTGCAGCCTCGACGGTGGCGCCTACGCGCCGTGCTCGGACCCGGACACCTTCGAGGGCCTCGCCGTGGGCGGGCACACCCTCAGCGTGCGCGCGAAGGATGCGGCGGGCAACGTGGACCCGACGCCGGCCACCGCCACCTGGAACGTCCAGGAGGACTCCCAGGAGCCCCCCAACCTCAACTTCCGTGGCGGGGGCTGCGCCTCCACGAGCGGTGGGCCGTCGGCGCTGGGGCTGATGGGGCTGGCGGTGCTGGCCGCGCTGCTGGCGCGCAAGCGCCGCGTGTAG